In the genome of Molothrus aeneus isolate 106 chromosome 5, BPBGC_Maene_1.0, whole genome shotgun sequence, one region contains:
- the LOC136557136 gene encoding acrosin-like, which yields MALLWLLILLALAGPVGGTWDTCRGTCGLWPMVLNETLVIPEYGTSHSAKGTTLDVNQGAWPGIASIQVTLENGTWHMCSGALIGHRWVLTVASCFVGAGNVLNWKVVVGATDLAQPGPAAEVFQIKQLLKHQNYDPVTARNNIALLELDQPVECSDYIQLGCVPDSSLAVSELKTCYIAGWRNTPDSAPSPRLVLQEAKVRLIDVQLCNSSRWYGGAVHPQDLCAGYPRGGIDTCQGDIGGPLVCKDNVQENFWLVGLASWGRGCARARRPGIFTSTQHFHSWIHAHAGPSPTGPAPAPKATLNSPEPPGLQPPEPRPPEPRPPEPRPPEPRPLVPVPEPEPEPEPEPEPEPEPEPEPDMDISFPKHTLKRFLRKLQEVLELLKHRTG from the exons ATGgctttgctgtggctgctgatcctgctggccctggccgGGCCCGTGGGGggcacctgggacacctgcag AGGCACCTGCGGGCTCTGGCCCATGGTTTTGAACGAGACCTTGGTGATTCCCGAGTACGGAACCTCGCACTCTGCCAAGGGCACAACCCTCGATGTCAACCAGGGGGCCTGGCCTGGCATCGCCAGCATCCAGGTCACCCTGGAGAATGGCACGTGGCACATGTGCTCGGGGGCACTCATCGGCCACCGCTGGGTCCTCACAGTTGCCAGCTGCTTCGTCGGGGCCGG GAATGTCCTCAACTGGAAGGTGGTGGTTGGGGCCACGGATCTGGCTCAGCCAGGCCCCGCGGCTGAGGTGTTCCAGATCAAGCAGCTCCTGAAGCACCAGAACTACGACCCGGTCACGGCCCGGAACAACAttgccctgctggagctggaccAGCCCGTGGAGTGCAGCGACTACatccagctgggctgtgtgcctgacagctccctggcagtgtccGAGCTGAAAACCTGCTACATCGCGGGCTGGAGGAACACCCCGGACAGCG cccccagcccacgcctggtgctgcaggaggccaAGGTGCGGCTCATCGACGTCCAGCTGTGCAACAGCAGCCGCTGGTACGGGGGGGCCGTGCACCCCCAGGACCTGTGCGCGGGGTACCCGCGGGGTGGCATCGACACCTGCCAG GGGGACATCGGGGGTCCCCTGGTCTGCAAGGACAACGTTCAGGAGAACTTCTGGCTGGTGGGCCTggccagctggggcaggggctgtgccagggccaggaGGCCTGGCATCTTCACCTCCACCCAGCACTTCCACTCCTGGATCCATGCCCACGCCGGCCCCAGCCCGACAGGGCCGGCACCGGCACCAAAGGCCACCCTGAACTCGCCGGAGCCaccaggactgcagccaccagaaCCCAGGCCACCAGAACCCAGGCCACCAGAACCCAGGCCACCAGAACCGAGGCCACTGGTACCAGTGCCAGAACCAGAACCGGAGCCAGAACCTGAGCCAGAACCGGAGCCAGAACCGGAGCCAGAACCGGACATGGACATTTCCTTCCCAAAACACACCCTGAAACGATtcctcaggaagctgcaggaggtgctggagctcCTGAAGCACAGGACAGGGTGA
- the ARSA gene encoding arylsulfatase A: MGPQGRHHPWLLILPLLLPPVGAAAAARPNFVLVLADDLGFGDLGSYGHPSSATPHLDRLAARGLRFTDFYSSAAVCSPSRAALLTGRLPVRSGIYPGVFDPGSRGGLPLAELTVAELLKDRGYATAMVGKWHLGFGQNGSFLPVHQGFDHFLGVPYSHDQGPCQNLTCFPPDTKCFGTCDQGVVAVPLLWNQSIVQQPVSFPELVPLYGRFCREFIARCARQSRPFLLYYASHHTHYPQFASREFAGTTRRGPFGDALAEFDGSVGQLLQALQDNGLENNTLVFVTSDNGPSTLRMARGGSAGHLKCGKGTTYEGGMREPALAYWPGRIAPGVTHELASMLDILPTLAALAGAALPKVALDGFDLSPLLFGSGKSPRRAVFFFPPAPDPLHGPFAIRLGKYKAHYFTQGSFHSGTTPDQACHGLTPLTPHLPPLLFDLEADPAENYDLLQGQPGPEALQALKDIAMQKVLLEQRLHFGESQIRKGRDPSLQPCCNPGCSPKPSCCRCSPQLGHPKGAWPRLQ; this comes from the exons ATGGGGCCGCAGGGCCGACACCACCCCTGGCTGCTgatcctgcctctgctgctgccgccggtgggcgccgccgccgccgcccggcccaACTTCGTGCTGGTGCTGGCGGACGATCTGGGCTTCGGCGACCTGGGCAGCTACGGGCACCCCTCGTCCGCCACGCCGCACCTGGACCGGCTGGCGGCCCGCGGGCTGCGCTTCACCGACTTCTACAGCAGCGCCGCCGTCTGCAGCCCGTCCCG GGCGGCGCTGCTGACGGGCCGGCTGCCGGTGCGCTCCGGGATCTACCCGGGCGTGTTCGATCCCGGTTCCCGGGGCGGGCTCCCGCTGGCCGAGCTCACCGTGGCCGAGCTGCTCAAGGACCGCGGCTACGCCACGGCCATGGTGGGCAAGTGGCACCTGGGCTTCGGGCAGAACGGCTCCTTCCTGCCCGTGCACCAGGGCTTCGACCACTTCCTGGGGGTGCCCTACTCCCACGACCAG GGTCCCTGCCAGAACCTGACATGCTTTCCTCCCGACACCAAGTGCTTTGGGACGTGCGACCAGGGCGTGGTGGCGGTGCCGCTGCTCTGGAACCAGAGCATCGTGCAGCAGCCCGTGTCCTTCCCCGAGCTGGTGCCGCTCTACGGCCGCTTCTGCCGCGAGTTCATCGCCCGCTGCGCCCGGCAGAGCCGGCCCTTCCTGCTCTACTACGCGTCCCAC cacacgCACTACCCGCAGTTTGCCAGCCGGGAGTTCGCGGGGACCACGCGCCGGGGACCCTTCGGGGACGCCCTGGCCGAGTTCGATGGCTCCGTGggacagctgctgcaggccctgcaggACAACGGCCTGGAGAACAACACCCTGGTGTTCGTCACCTCTGATAACGG cccctccacccTGCGCATGGCACgcgggggcagcgccgggcACCTCAAGTGTGGCAAGGGCACGACCTACGAGGGCGGCATGAGGGAGCCGGCCCTGGCGTATTGGCCGGGCAGGATCGCACCAG GGGTGACCCATGAGCTGGCCAGCATGCTGGACATCCTGCCCACGCTGGCCGCCCTGGCTGGCGCTGCCCTGCCCAAGGTGGCCCTGGACGGCTTCGACCTGAGCCCGCTGCTCTTCGGGTCAGGGAAG AGCCCCCGCCGGGCCGTGTTCTTCTTCCCGCCGGCCCCCGACCCCCTGCACGGCCCCTTCGCCATCCGCCTGGGCAAGTACAAGGCGCACTACTTCACCCAAG GTTCCTTCCACAGCGGCACCACCCCGGACCAGGCGTGCCACGGGCTGACCCCGCTCACCCCGCACCTGCCCCCGCTGCTCTTCGACCTGGAGGCGGATCCGGCCGAGAACTACGacctgctgcagggccagccgGGCCCCGAGGCGCTGCAGGCACTCAAGGACATCGCCATGcagaaggtgctgctggagcagcgcCTGCACTTCGGGGAGAGCCAGATCAGGAAGGGCCGGGACCCCtcgctgcagccctgctgcaacCCCGGCTGCAGCCCCAAACCTTCCTGCTGCCGCTGCTCCCCGcagctgggacaccccaaaggTGCCTGGCCCCGTCTCCAGTAA
- the LOC136557135 gene encoding acrosin-like — protein sequence MALLWLLILLALAGPVGGTWDTCRGTCGLRPLDFDHSSVSANYDHSDGDYATLGSSDVTSLDMDSPGVPSGAWPGIVSVQATLENGTWHMCSGALISPQWVLTVAQCFFRSGDISIYKVVMGTTDVAQPGPEAAVRRIQRLLKHQNYVAATAMNNIALLELDQPVECSDYIQLGCVPDSSLAVSELKTCYIAGWRNTPDSAPSPRLVLQEAKVRLIDVQLCNSSRWYGGAVHPQDLCAGYPRGGIDTCQGDIGGPLVCKDHVGDYFWLVGLASWGKGCVGEKRPGVFASTQHFRGWIQVQMGMVPADPSPTPTEPPLTPAPALMLSPTMTLTVIETTPKPESENFITVSFPKSILLKFFGSLQKFLEFLRDKLR from the exons ATGgctttgctgtggctgctgatcctgctggccctggccgGGCCCGTGGGGggcacctgggacacctgcag AGGCACCTGCGGGCTCCGGCCCTTGGATTTTGaccacagctctgtgtctgcCAACTATGACCACTCTGACGGTGACTACGCTACCTTGGGTTCTTCTGATGTCACCTCCCTCGACATGGAcagccccggtgtcccctcagggGCCTGGCCTGGCATTGTCAGTGTCCAGGCCACCCTGGAGAACGGCACGTGGCACATGTGCTCTGGGGCCCTCATAAGCCCCCAGTGGGTGCTGACGGTGGCCCAGTGCTTCTTCAGGTCTGG GGACATCTCCATTTACAAAGTGGTGATGGGGACCACGGATGTGGCGCAGCCGGGCCCTGAGGCTGCAGTGAGACGCATCCAGAGGCTCCTGAAGCACCAAAACTACGTGGCTGCCACAGCCATGAACAACAttgccctgctggagctggaccAGCCCGTGGAGTGCAGCGACTACATCCAGCTGGGCTGCGTGCCCGACagctccctggcagtgtccGAGCTGAAAACCTGCTACATCGCGGGCTGGAGGAACACCCCGGACAGCG cccccagcccacgcctggtgctgcaggaggccaAGGTGCGGCTCATCGACGTCCAGCTGTGCAACAGCAGCCGCTGGTACGGGGGGGCCGTGCACCCCCAGGACCTGTGCGCAGGGTACCCGCGGGGCGGCATCGACACCTGCCAG GGGGACATCGGGGGTCCCCTGGTGTGCAAGGACCACGTTGGTGACTACTTCTGGCTAGTGGGCCTGGCCAGCTGGGGCAAGGGCTGTGTCGGAGAGAAACGCCCCGGAGTGTTCGCCTCCACCCAGCACTTCCGAGGATGGATCCAAGTCCAGATGGGAATGGTCCCTGcagaccccagccccacaccTACAGAGCCACCCCTGACCCCAGCCCCCGCCCTCATGCTGTCCCCAACCATGACCCTGACTGTCATCGAGACAACACCGAAGCCGGAATCGGAGAACTTCATAACGGTTTcattcccaaaatccatccTGCTGAAATTCTTCGGGAGTCTGCAGAAGTTCCTGGAGTTCCTAAGGGACAAATTGCGTTGA
- the LOC136556947 gene encoding acrosin-like has protein sequence MALLWLLILLALAGPVGGTWDTCRGTCGLRPLAYDHSSLVQDYDPTADDYTPLSSSDGTAVDVASPGVPSGTWPGIVSVQATWDNGTWHMCSGALIHPQWVLTVARCFMDTQDTSAWKVLIGATDLAQPGPKAQCRHIGKVLKHRGYSDASPGNNIALVELDQPVECSDYIQLACVPDSSLPVSELKTCYVAGWRATPESAPGLVLQEAKVRLIDVQLCNSSRWYGGAVHPQDLCAGYPRGGIDTCQGDTGGPLVCKDNTGDYFWLVGLASWGKGCAGDKRPGVFTSTQHFHNWIQKQMGMVPSKTQPPPPEPPTPTIEIEPPELEPEPEPEPEPEPQPQPVPIPVPIPEPEPIPEPEEEEEEEPEPTPPPPKFITISFPKAILLRFFTNLQEFLEFLRDKLD, from the exons ATGgctttgctgtggctgctgatcctgctggccctggccgGGCCCGTGGGGggcacctgggacacctgcag AGGCACCTGCGGGCTCCGGCCTTTGGCATATGACCACAGCTCGCTGGTTCAGGACTACGACCCCACGGCCGATGACTACACACCTTTGTCATCTTCTGATGGCACTGCCGTTGATGTGGCcagccccggtgtcccctcagggACCTGGCCTGGCATCGTCAGCGTCCAGGCCACCTGGGACAACGGCACCTGGCACATGTGCTCGGGGGCACTCATCCACCCCCAGTGGGTGCTCACGGTGGCGCgctgcttcatggacacccA ggacacctctgcCTGGAAGGTGCTGATTGGGGCCACGGATCTGGCCCAGCCGGGCCCCAAGGCCCAGTGTCGCCACATCGGGAAGGTCCTGAAGCACCGGGGCTACAGCGATGCCTCGCCAGGCAACAACATCGCCCTGGTGGAGCTGGACCAGCCCGTGGAGTGCAGCGACTATATCCAGCTGGCCTGTGTGCctgacagctccctgccagTGTCCGAGCTGAAAACCTGCTATGTGGCAGGCTGGAGAGCCACCCCAGAGAGTG CACCGggcctggtgctgcaggaggccaAGGTGCGGCTCATCGACGTCCAGCTGTGCAACAGCAGCCGCTGGTACGGGGGGGCCGTGCACCCCCAGGACCTGTGCGCGGGGTACCCGCGGGGCGGCATCGACACCTGCCAG GGAGACACAGGGGGTCCCCTGGTCTGCAAGGACAACACCGGTGACTACTTCTGGCTGGTGGGCCTGGCCAGCTGGGgcaagggctgtgctggtgacaaGCGGCCCGGGGTGTTCACGTCCACCCAGCACTTCCACAACTGGATCCAGAAGCAGATGGGAATGGTCCCATCCAAAACGCAGCCTCCTCCGCCTGAGCCACCCACCCCCACCATTGAGATAGAGCCACCAGAACTGGAACCAGAACCAGAACCTGAACCAGAGCCAGAACCACAACCACAACCGGTACCAATACCGGTACCGATACCAGAACCGGAGCCCATACCAGAaccagaagaagaggaagaagaagaaccAGAGCCAACACCACCACCGCCTAAATTTATAACGATTTCATTCCCTAAAGCCATCCTGCTGAGGTTCTTCACGAATCTGCAGGAGTTCCTGGAGTTCCTGCGGGACAAACTGGAttga
- the TSPAN33 gene encoding tetraspanin-33, giving the protein MAKRAAVPAGPLGDDFSFVSPVAKYMLFFFNLLFWMISMVMVAVGLYARLLKHAEAAMACLAVDPAILLIVVGVLTFLITFCGCVGSLRENICLLQVFSVCLTIIFLLQLAAGVLGFVFSDEARGKVSEIINGAIVHYRDDLDLQNLIDFGQKEFSCCGGVSYKDWSQNMYFNCTATNPSRERCSVPFSCCLHDADQAVINTMCGHGMQARGYLEASAFIHTNGCIDKLVNWTHSNLFLLGGITLGLALPQVVGIVLARLLINQIRDQIKLQLYNQQHRADPWS; this is encoded by the exons ATGGCGAAGCGGGCGGCGGTCCCCGCCGGGCCCCTCGGGGACGATTTCTCCTTCGTGAGCCCGGTGGCCAAGTACATGCTCTTCTTCTTCAACCTGCTCTTCTGG ATGATCTCCATGGTGATGGTGGCCGTGGGGCTGTATGCCCGGCTGCTGAAGCACGCAG AGGCGGCCATGGCGTGCCTGGCAGTGGACCCTGCCATCCTCCTCATCGTGGTGGGCGTCCTCACCTTCCTCATCACCTTCTGCGGCTGCGTGGGCTCGCTGCGGGAAAAcatctgcctgctgcaggtg TTCTCCGTCTGCCTGACCATcatcttcctcctgcagctggcgGCCGGCGTGCTGGGCTTTGTGTTCTCTGATGAG GCCCGTGGGAAGGTCAGCGAGATCATCAACGGGGCCATCGTGCATTACCGGGACGACCTGGACCTGCAGAACCTTATCGATTTCGGGCAGAAGGAG TTCAGCTGCTGCGGGGGTGTCTCCTACAAGGACTGGTCCCAGAACATGTACTTCAACTGCACGGCCACCAACCCCAGCCGTGAGCGCTGCTCCgtgcccttctcctgctgcctgcacgACGCTGACCAG gcTGTCATCAACACCATGTGTGGCCACGGGATGCAGGCCAGGGGCTACCTGGAGGCCAGTGCCTTCATCCACACCAACGGCTGCATCGACAAGCTGGTCAACTGGACCCACAGCAACCTCTTCCTGCTGGGAGGCATCAccctggggctggccctgccccag GTGGTGGGCATCGTCCTGGCGCGGCTCCTCATCAACCAGATCCGCGACCAGATCAAGCTGCAGCTCTACAACCAGCAGCACCGGGCAGACCCCTGGTCCTGA
- the SMO gene encoding protein smoothened, whose amino-acid sequence MWPGRGGRRWALALALALALGGRCPAAPNASAGPPRCRRPAPCERLRFGACLGSALPYAATSTLLATDSASQEEAHGKLLLWSGLRNAPRCWDVIQPLLCAVYMPKCEDGQVELPSQTLCQATRAPCTIVERERGWPDFLKCTTDRFPEGCPNEVQNIKFNSSGQCEAPLVRTDNPKSWYEDVEGCGIQCQNPLFTEKEHREMHVYIAAFSSVTIFCTFFTLATFVADWRNSNRYPAVILFYVNACFFVGSIGWLAQFMDGARDEIVCRADGTMRLGEPTSNETLSCVIIFVIVYYSLMSGVIWFVMLTYAWHTSFKALGTTYQPLLGKTSYFHLITWSIPFVLTVAILAVAQVDGDSVSGICFVGYKNYRYRAGFVLAPIGLVLIVGGYFLIRGVMTLFSIKSNHPGLLSEKAASKINETMLRLGIFGFLAFGFVFITFGCHFYDFFNQAEWERSFREYVLCEANVTIATQTNKPIPDCEIKNRPSLLVEKINLFAMFGTGVSMSTWVWTKATLLIWKRTWCRLTGQSDDQPKRIKKSKMIAKAFSKRKELLRDPGQELSFSMHTVSHDGPVAGLAFNINEPSADVSSAWAQHVTKMVARRGAILPQDISVTPVATPVPPEERANLWVVEADVSPELQKRSGRKKKRRKKKKEVTPDPERCPGHSTMPSTVPRLPRLPPQPCLVAFAPDVLPAVQPDATFPGAAWDGCGRRANVLHVISSPFCPESGTAEPQGWHHHGGALWPPQPGPLPRPGAPRTQGRRAGLAPIHSRTNLVDAELLEPDSDF is encoded by the exons ATGTGGCCGGGCCGCGGCGGGCGGCGCTGGGCGCTGGCGCTGGCCCTGGCGCTGGCCCTGGGCGGGCGCTGCCCCGCCGCCCCCAACGCCTCGGCCGGGCccccgcgctgccgccgccccgcgccctGCGAGCGGCTCCGCTTCGGCGCCTGCCTGGGCTCCGCGCTGCCCTACGCAGCCACCTCCACGCTGCTGGCCACCGACTCCGCCTCGCAGGAGGAGGCGCacgggaagctgctgctctggtccG GCCTGCGCAATGCCCCGCGCTGCTGGGACGTcatccagcccctgctctgcgcTGTCTACATGCCCAAGTGTGAGGAtgggcaggtggagctgcccaGCCAGACCCTGTGCCAGGCCACGCGGGCACCCTGCACCATTGTGGAGCGCGAGCGCGGCTGGCCCGACTTCCTCAAGTGCACCACGGATCGCTTCCCCGAGGGCTGCCCG AACGAGGTGCAGAACATCAAGTTCAACAGCTCGGGGCAGTGCGAGGCGCCGCTGGTGAGGACGGACAACCCCAAGAGCTGGTACGAGGACGTGGAGGGCTGCGGCATCCAGTGCCAGAACCCGCTGTTCACCGAGAAGGAGCACCGCGAGATGCACGTCTACATCGCCGCCTTCAGCTCCGTCACCATCTTCTGCACCTTCTTCACCCTG GCCACGTTTGTTGCTGACTGGAGGAACTCCAACCGCTACCCCGCCGTCATCCTGTTCTACGTCAACGCCTGCTTCTTTGTGGGCAGCATTGGTTGGCTGGCACAGTTCATGGACGGCGCCCGCGACGAGATCGTGTGCCGGGCTGATGGCACCATGCGGCTGGGCGAGCCCAC CTCCAACGAGACGCTGTCCTGCGTCATCATCTTCGTCATCGTGTACTACTCACTGATGTCGGGTGTCATCTGGTTTGTCATGCTCACCTACGCCTGGCACACATCCTTCAAGGCCCTGGGTACCACCTACCAGCCGCTGCTGGGCAAGACCTCCTACTTCCACCTCATCACCTGGTCCATCCCCTTCGTGCTCACCGTGGCCATCCTGGCCGTGGCGCAG gtgGACGGTGACTCTGTCAGTGGCATCTGCTTCGTGGGCTACAAGAACTACCGCTACCGAGCCGGCTTCGTGCTGGCCCCCATCGGGCTCGTGCTCATCGTGGGGGGCTATTTCCTCATCCGGG GGGTCATGACGCTCTTCTCCATCAAGAGCAACCACCCCGGGCTGCTGAGCGAGAAGGCGGCCAGCAAGATCAACGAGACCATGCTGCGCCTGG GCATTTTTGGCTTCTTGGCCTTTGGCTTTGTCTTCATCACCTTTGGCTGCCACTTCTATGACTTCTTCAACCAGGCCGAGTGGGAGCGCAGCTTCCGGGAATACGTCCT GTGTGAGGCCAACGTGACCATCGCCACGCAGACCAACAAGCCCATCCCCGACTGCGAGATCAAGAACCGGCCGAGCCTGCTGGTGGAGAAGATCAACCTCTTCGCCATGTTCGGCACCGGCGTCTCCATGAGCACCTGGGTCTGGACCAAGGCCACCCTGCTCATCTGGAAGCGCACCTGGTGCAG gctgaCGGGGCAGAGCGATGACCAGCCCAAGAGGATCAAGAAGAGCAAGATGATTGCCAAGGCCTTCTCCAAGCGCAAGGAGCTGCTGCGTGACCCGGGCCAGGAGCTGTCCTTCAGCATGCACACCGTGTCCCACGACGGCCCCGTGG ccggCTTGGCGTTCAACATCAATGAGCCGTCAGCTGACGTGTCCTCGGCGTGGGCCCAGCACGTCACCAAGATGGTGGCCAGGAGAGGGGCCATCCTGCCCCAGGACATCTCTGTGACACCCGTGGCGACACCTG tgccaccagaggAGAGGGCCAACCTGTGGGTGGTGGAGGCCGAcgtgtccccagagctgcagaagcgCAGCGGCCGCAAGAAGAAgcggaggaagaagaagaaggaggtgACCCCAGACCCTGAGCGCTGCCCGGGGCACTCCACCATGCCCAGCACCGTCCCTCGCCTGCCCCgcctgcccccccagccctgcctggtggCCTTTGCCCCCGATGTCCTTCCAGCTGTCCAGCCCGATGCCACCTTCCCCGGGGCCGCGTGGGACGGGTGCGGCCGCAGGGCCAACGTCCTGCACGTGATCAGCAGCCCCTTCTGCCCCGAGAGCGGCACCGCcgagccccagggctggcaccaccACGGGGGCGCCCTGTGGCCCCCCCAGCCCgggcccctgccccgccccggGGCACCCAGGACTCAGGGCcgccgggcagggctggcccccATCCACTCCCGGACCAACCTGGTGGACgcggagctgctggagcccgACTCGGACTTCTGA
- the LOC136557270 gene encoding uncharacterized protein, which produces MALLPVVALLALCPLLARADQPPVTVTVTAAVGEDACLPCGSQPWGDLRGVTLSCTHQAGGHHAVPVLSHRLGWQPPPPEPGWQPPVQPDSRFRGRVAFCAAGTGDSGVSLLLRNLSDPDFGNYSCYATRAAAPQLLCSLVLQPAVAEVPKAAEPDMLMVICVLTAAFTAVAIGVLVCAHCQGHCWGRPARGPAQDPTAVAAGEEGEVALGDLKSANT; this is translated from the exons ATGGCGCTGCTCCCCGTCGTGGCGCTCTTGGCTCTGTGCCCCCTCCTCGCCCGGGCAG acCAGCCTCCTGTCACCGTCACGGTGACAGCGGCCGTCGGCGAGGACGCCTGCCTGCCCTGCGGCTCGCAGCCCTGGGGTGACCTGCGCGGGGTCACCCTCAGCTGCACCCACCAGGCCGGCGGCCACCACGCTGTCCCCGTCCTCAGCCACCgcctgggctggcagccacCGCCCCCCGAGCCGGGCTGGCAGCCGCCCGTGCAGCCCGACAGCCGCTTCAGGGGCAGGGTGGCCTTCTGTGCcgcggggacaggggacagcggtgtgtccctgctgctgaggaacCTCAGCGATCCCGATTTCGGGAATTATTCCTGCTACGCCACCCGCGCCGCTGCCCcgcagctcctctgctccctggtgctgcagcccgCCGTGGCAG AGGTCCCCAAGGCCGCAGAGCCGGACATGCTCATGGTGATTTGTGTCCTCACGGCCGCCTTCACCGCGGTGGCCATCGGGGTGCTGGTGTGTgcccactgccagggccactgCTGGGGGCGCCCAG CACGGGGCCCAGCCCAGGAtcccacagctgtggctgcaggggaagAAGGAGAGGTGGCCTTGGGTGACCTCAAGAGTGCCAACACCTGA
- the LOC136556888 gene encoding acrosin-like — MALLGLLVLLALARPVGGTWDTCRGTCGLRPMAFDHSSVVAEYSQDNDYDSLDSSDGTAQDTVESAGVHPGAWPGVISVQATWENGTWHMCSGALIHPQWVLTVAHCFAHAGDISRWEVVIGATDLSQPGPEAQLHHIKTLLLHQYYEPRTARNNIALLELDQPVECSDYIQLGCVPDSSLAVSELKTCYIAGWRNTPDSAPSPRLVLQEAKVRLIDVQLCNSSRWYGGAVHPQDLCAGYPRGGIDTCQGDSGGPLVCKDNTGDYFWLVGLTSWGKGCAGAKRPGVFTSTQQFHTWIQVQMGLLPPEADAPPPEPFPSPEEEPDADLEDEMNPNPDDSEDYSKVSFQQQILGKFLNLLLELLQFLKGEKA; from the exons ATGgctttgctggggctgctcgTTCTGCTGGCCCTGGCCAGGCCCGTGGGGggcacctgggacacctgcag AGGCACCTGCGGGCTCCGGCCTATGGCCTTCGACCACAGTTCTGTGGTTGCTGAGTATTCTCAGGACAACGACTACGACTCCCTGGATTCTTCCGATGGCACCGCCCAGGACACGGTTGAATCTGCTGGAGTCCACCCAGGGGCCTGGCCTGGGGTCATCAGTGTCCAGGCCACCTGGGAGAATGGCACATGGCACATGTGCTCAGGAGCACTCATCCACCCCCAGTGGGTGCTCACCGTGGCTCACTGCTTTGCCCATGCTGG aGACATCTCCAGGTGGGAAGTGGTGATTGGGGCCACTGACCTGAGCCAGCCCGGCCCCGAGGCCCAGCTGCACCACATCAAGACCCTGCTGTTGCACCAGTACTACGAACCCCGCACGGCCCGGAACAACAttgccctgctggagctggaccAGCCCGTGGAGTGCAGCGACTACATCCAGCTGGGCTGCGTGCCCGACagctccctggcagtgtccGAGCTGAAAACCTGCTACATCGCGGGCTGGAGGAACACCCCGGACAGCG cccccagcccacgcctggtgctgcaggaggccaAGGTGCGGCTCATCGACGTCCAGCTGTGCAACAGCAGCCGCTGGTACGGGGGGGCCGTGCACCCCCAGGACCTGTGCGCGGGGTACCCGCGGGGCGGCATCGACACCTGCCAG GGGGACAGCGGGGGTCCCCTGGTCTGCAAGGACAACACCGGTGACTACTTCTGGCTGGTGGGACTGACCAGCTGGGGTAAGGGCTGCGCCGGGGCCAAGCGGCCCGGGGTGTTCACGTCCACCCAGCAGTTCCACACCTGGATCCAGGTGCAGATGGGGCTGCTCCCGCCTGAAGCTGACGCTCCTCCGCCCGAGCCCTTCCCGAGCCCGGAGGAAGAGCCCGATGCTGACTTGGAGGATGAGATGAATCCCAACCCGGATGACTCGGAGGATTACTCGAAGGTTTCCTTCCAACAACAGATCCTGGGGAAATTCCTgaacctgctgctggagctcctgcagtTCCTGAAGGGAGAGAAAGCCTGA